Part of the Anopheles cruzii unplaced genomic scaffold, idAnoCruzAS_RS32_06 scaffold02775_ctg1, whole genome shotgun sequence genome is shown below.
AGTCAAAAGTGGGATGGGATCCAGGCATGGACGTTGCGGCTTACAAGAGTGTAGGTCGGATAACCCGGCCACTATATAATACGGAATAAGCTGCTGTGTGCTCTACTCTGCCAACCGTATCGGTAAATGTTGTCAATGGTATTAAGAAGAACGGAAGACAACGATTGATTCGAAGTTCTCCCTACCGATCCAAGCTCCGTTATTTGTCTTCGTCAACTACCCCTAACCGATAACACCTTAAGACCCGCTTTACGATGGGTTTCTTTATTTGGCACGCTAGGATTAGGATTAGGATTTCCAAAACACACGAACGAAAGGTGCACTAATCTCCAATTCCGCGATTCCAAACCGTTTCCTCGATCCAGTCCAAATAGTGGGCCACATTCGTGTAGATAGCCTTCGACTGTCCGATTCCGCAGGCGGCACCGATCGACGTCAGTCCCACGACGTGATAGAGACAACTTTTGGGTTCCGTCACCGTTTGCAGTGGTCCACCGGAGTCCCCCTGGCAGGTGTCCTTTCCCCCGACCAGACTCCCCACGCACAGTTGACCCTCGTTCATTCCGTCGCTGAATCTGCGATTCAGCTGAATCAGCTGATCACAGTCCGTGGTTGGGAAGAGATCAAGCTGGACTTTCATCATTTTGCTGGAGAGTTTGAAACTGTCTGAAAGAAGAGCATCACACATATTGAGTGAGTACCATCATAAGGCCTAAGCGGCCACCACAATACCTTCTTCCAGCCTTCCGaatccggtggccacgaacTGGCTCACATTGAGCGCCGGTTTCGTCCAAAGGCAGGCTGGGCGAAtggttttggaaaatgaaaccgtTTCGTTGAGCTTTACCAGGGCAATGTCGTGGTAGGACCGTGCGTTCTTGTACTGCGGATGGCGGATGATCTTCGCTATCCCGAAGTCGATCCGACTGAGCGAAAGCGGAAGATTCAGATCGTACTCTCCTAGTCGCACGACGATCGGATCGCCGTGGCTGAAACAGTGCGCAGCTGTTAGCACGAAACGTTCGGAAATCAGGGAACCACCGCAGCTGAAGCTTaacgccgaggccgaggctcCATTGATACTGCGGTACTCTTCGCATTCTGTACCGGGCACATGAGTCGATACGAGATGGTCAATTTTGGTCGCTCGCGAATGGCATTTCACTCTCTTCGCGAACTGCGTACACTACGAAACTTACTAGTTTCCGAGATTCTCGAATCTGAAAGGAAAGTAGATGATCACTACACATGATTCAGTACAATAGCCAGATAAGAGACAGTGCGTACCTGCTGCCCAAACTAGACATCCAACAGAGATTACTAGTAGCCAAAAGGTTTGTACTGTTGATGAACTACG
Proteins encoded:
- the LOC128276876 gene encoding serine protease snake-like translates to SRISETKCEEYRSINGASASALSFSCGGSLISERFVLTAAHCFSHGDPIVVRLGEYDLNLPLSLSRIDFGIAKIIRHPQYKNARSYHDIALVKLNETVSFSKTIRPACLWTKPALNVSQFVATGFGRLEEDSFKLSSKMMKVQLDLFPTTDCDQLIQLNRRFSDGMNEGQLCVGSLVGGKDTCQGDSGGPLQTVTEPKSCLYHVVGLTSIGAACGIGQSKAIYTNVAHYLDWIEETVWNRGIGD